A single genomic interval of Syntrophobotulus glycolicus DSM 8271 harbors:
- a CDS encoding NAD-dependent epimerase/dehydratase family protein yields the protein MNRVLITGATGFIGSNLVRYFIKNEIDVHIIVRPSSNLTLISDIKDSLYIHTFGGTITELIDIVRLAAPEVVFHLAALFIAEHKTEDIKQLIESNILFGTQLLEATTKNNVKYFINTGTHWQHYTSEQYYPSDLYAATKKAFEDIARYYISAFDLRFITLKLIDTYGPFDPRPKVISILKKAAQSGEKLGMSGGEQEMGLLYIDDVIKAFLMASEYAYKSPSHTEKTFIASSKEIVTLKDLVRIYEEIIGRKLQIIFGEREYKKREVMKICCTDENILAKADTYGIYEGLQKMLQIEGIG from the coding sequence ATGAATAGGGTATTGATTACTGGAGCAACCGGATTTATCGGTTCAAATCTAGTACGTTACTTCATAAAAAATGAGATTGATGTACATATTATCGTTCGTCCATCCTCAAATCTTACTCTAATTAGCGATATTAAGGACAGCTTATACATACATACATTTGGCGGCACTATCACAGAATTAATTGACATCGTTCGATTGGCCGCTCCAGAAGTTGTTTTTCACTTAGCCGCGCTTTTTATTGCGGAACATAAAACAGAAGACATAAAGCAGCTTATTGAAAGTAATATTCTGTTTGGGACGCAGCTTTTAGAGGCAACAACAAAAAATAATGTTAAATATTTTATTAATACCGGGACACATTGGCAGCATTATACAAGCGAGCAATATTATCCTTCTGATTTATATGCGGCAACAAAAAAGGCGTTTGAAGATATAGCGCGATATTATATTTCAGCATTTGACCTTAGATTTATAACTCTAAAATTAATAGATACATATGGCCCGTTTGATCCGCGTCCCAAAGTGATTTCTATATTAAAAAAAGCGGCTCAAAGCGGTGAGAAGCTTGGAATGTCAGGCGGAGAACAAGAAATGGGTCTGCTATATATTGATGATGTGATCAAAGCCTTTTTAATGGCGTCAGAATATGCTTATAAGTCACCTTCACACACCGAGAAAACGTTTATCGCTTCATCAAAAGAAATAGTCACCTTGAAAGATTTAGTTAGAATCTATGAAGAGATTATAGGAAGAAAGCTACAGATTATTTTCGGGGAGAGGGAGTATAAGAAACGAGAAGTCATGAAAATTTGCTGCACAGACGAAAATATCCTTGCCAAGGCGGATACGTATGGAATCTATGAAGGGTTACAAAAGATGCTGCAGATAGAAGGTATAGGATAG